Proteins encoded by one window of Anaeromyxobacter sp.:
- a CDS encoding ATP-binding cassette domain-containing protein, with amino-acid sequence MLLPGQPIVTLERASVTLGGAPVLRRVSLALRAGDRLGVLGANGSGKSTLLRLLRGDQWLDPLRPGRRTFHVPDDPQQSPIGASERMATCGPEDQDAYARKELDLPVEAVIRSGLDGALYPADGPTPARAARVLAAARAMGVEPLLGRSILSLSRGEARAALVARALAPAPDVLLLDEVCDGLDAAARSRLLARLAAVAAGGTTVVTAVHRAEELFEGVDRALWLVAGRVAAAGGRAEVVARWREAFGRDRARRSSEAPPHPGPLPQRAGGEGEQTVDRARRRPLTPTRSPSELGERENNPGLPALPGESVSTARRPALLALPPGEGHSRSAPSPLRGEGRGDGIRRPPGSPPLPSGERAGVRGRCWPDLFRLSGVTVLVDGRAVLDRVSWRVRRGEAWAVTGPNGAGKSTLLRLLAGEEQPARGTIHRLDLGPRADAAQLRIRLGQVSPELQARHRFDASGADLVLSGFEGTIGLAGAPSAGQRRQAAAALAGLGLARLARRRILTCSYGELRLLLLARALAPAPDVLLLDEPFAGLDPRARAILGAAVERAVRAGVGLVLVTHHEDEVPAVVRRRARLEGGRLVET; translated from the coding sequence GTGCTCCTCCCCGGCCAGCCCATCGTCACCCTCGAGCGGGCCAGCGTGACGCTGGGCGGGGCGCCGGTGCTGCGCCGGGTGAGCCTGGCGCTGCGGGCCGGCGACCGGCTCGGCGTGCTGGGGGCCAACGGGTCCGGCAAGTCCACGCTGCTCCGGCTGCTGCGCGGCGACCAGTGGCTCGACCCGCTCCGGCCGGGCCGGCGCACCTTCCACGTGCCGGACGACCCGCAGCAGAGCCCCATCGGCGCCAGCGAGCGGATGGCCACCTGCGGCCCGGAGGACCAGGACGCCTACGCCCGCAAGGAGCTCGACCTGCCGGTGGAGGCGGTGATCCGCTCCGGGCTGGACGGCGCCCTCTACCCGGCGGATGGGCCGACCCCGGCCCGCGCGGCGCGCGTGCTGGCGGCGGCCCGCGCCATGGGGGTCGAGCCGCTCCTGGGGCGATCCATCCTGTCCCTGTCGCGCGGCGAGGCGCGCGCGGCGCTGGTGGCGCGCGCCCTGGCCCCGGCGCCCGACGTGCTGCTCCTCGACGAGGTGTGCGACGGGCTGGACGCCGCGGCGCGGTCCCGGCTCCTGGCGCGGCTGGCCGCCGTGGCGGCCGGGGGCACCACGGTGGTGACCGCGGTGCACCGCGCCGAGGAGCTGTTCGAGGGGGTGGACCGCGCCCTCTGGCTGGTGGCCGGGCGGGTGGCGGCCGCGGGCGGGCGCGCCGAGGTGGTGGCGCGGTGGCGGGAGGCGTTCGGGAGAGACCGGGCGCGCCGGAGCTCCGAGGCGCCCCCTCACCCCGGCCCTCTCCCCCAGCGGGCTGGGGGAGAGGGTGAGCAGACCGTGGACCGGGCCCGCAGGCGCCCCCTCACCCCGACCCGCTCCCCCAGCGAGTTGGGGGAGCGGGAGAACAACCCGGGGCTCCCAGCCTTGCCGGGGGAGAGTGTGAGCACCGCGCGGCGCCCAGCCCTGCTCGCACTTCCGCCTGGAGAGGGGCACTCCAGGTCTGCTCCCTCTCCCCTCCGGGGAGAGGGCCGAGGTGACGGGATCCGGCGTCCGCCGGGTTCGCCCCCTCTCCCCTCCGGGGAGAGGGCCGGGGTGAGGGGGAGGTGCTGGCCCGACCTCTTCCGCCTCTCGGGCGTCACCGTCCTCGTCGATGGCCGGGCGGTGCTCGACCGGGTCAGCTGGCGGGTGCGGCGCGGCGAGGCCTGGGCGGTCACGGGCCCCAACGGCGCGGGCAAGTCCACCCTGCTGCGGCTGCTGGCCGGCGAGGAGCAGCCAGCCCGCGGCACCATCCACCGGCTCGACCTCGGCCCGCGCGCCGACGCCGCCCAGCTCCGGATCCGGCTCGGGCAGGTCTCACCGGAGCTGCAGGCGCGCCACCGCTTCGACGCCAGCGGCGCCGACCTGGTCCTCTCCGGCTTCGAGGGCACCATCGGCCTGGCCGGCGCACCCAGCGCGGGCCAGCGCCGGCAGGCCGCCGCCGCGCTCGCCGGGCTGGGCCTGGCCCGGCTGGCCAGGCGGCGCATCCTCACCTGCTCCTACGGCGAGCTGCGGCTCCTGCTGCTGGCGCGGGCGCTGGCCCCGGCGCCCGACGTCCTCCTCCTCGACGAGCCGTTCGCGGGGCTGGACCCCCGGGCCCGCGCCATCCTCGGCGCCGCCGTGGAGCGGGCCGTGCGCGCCGGCGTCGGCCTGGTGCTGGTGACCCACCACGAGGACGAGGTGCCTGCGGTGGTGCGCCGTCGGGCCAGGCTGGAGGGCGGCCGGCTGGTCGAGACCTGA
- a CDS encoding response regulator yields the protein MSEGKARRVLVVDDSAAVRASLESLLEPFGFEVEQAEDGATGLRRCGATRYDLVLLDLHMPVLDGPTMLRFLRQWGNQTPVILVTGASDTKLLAAVIKLGRVDYVCKPLDPRQVHAALARALGLPPDQLVAETPWALVVDAAPGPAEILRANLPPHVMVDAVATPEAAEALARQRAYRLVLVDGVSWGLVGANALARRLLALQPEAAFFLLDDPERTSDARRRIRTGDFDGAVARPPDGLVVKEFLYPNCLRNLVISGGDTAVLAAFRGHEEDASVYFEVATRRLRAAIRTRLQEATGLEVDLSRAPPLADQISRLVAAALLETAELQVEPTFVVSTEMKAALSLGGTPWVAPLLTPADLKR from the coding sequence GTGAGCGAGGGCAAGGCGCGGCGCGTCCTGGTGGTGGACGACAGCGCCGCGGTGCGCGCCTCCCTGGAGTCGCTCCTGGAGCCCTTCGGCTTCGAGGTGGAGCAGGCCGAGGACGGCGCCACCGGGCTGCGCCGCTGCGGCGCCACCCGCTACGACCTGGTGCTGCTGGACCTGCACATGCCGGTGCTGGACGGGCCGACCATGCTCCGCTTCCTGCGCCAGTGGGGCAACCAGACCCCAGTGATCCTGGTCACCGGGGCCTCCGACACCAAGCTGCTGGCGGCGGTCATCAAGCTGGGCCGGGTCGACTACGTGTGCAAGCCGCTCGATCCCCGCCAGGTCCACGCGGCCCTGGCGCGGGCCCTGGGCCTGCCGCCCGACCAGCTGGTGGCCGAGACGCCCTGGGCGCTGGTGGTGGACGCCGCTCCCGGCCCGGCCGAGATCCTGCGGGCCAACCTGCCGCCCCACGTGATGGTGGACGCGGTGGCCACCCCGGAGGCGGCCGAGGCGCTGGCGCGCCAGCGCGCCTACCGGCTGGTGCTGGTGGACGGCGTCAGCTGGGGCCTCGTCGGCGCCAACGCCCTGGCCAGGCGGCTCCTCGCCCTGCAGCCCGAGGCGGCCTTCTTCCTGCTCGACGACCCGGAGCGGACCAGCGACGCCCGGCGGCGCATCCGCACCGGCGACTTCGACGGCGCCGTGGCGCGGCCGCCCGACGGGCTGGTGGTGAAGGAGTTCCTCTACCCCAACTGCCTGCGCAACCTCGTCATCTCGGGCGGCGACACGGCCGTGCTGGCCGCCTTCCGCGGCCACGAGGAGGACGCCTCGGTCTACTTCGAGGTGGCCACCCGCCGGCTGCGGGCCGCCATCCGCACCAGGCTGCAGGAGGCGACCGGCCTGGAGGTGGACCTGTCCCGCGCGCCGCCGCTGGCGGACCAGATCTCCCGCCTGGTGGCCGCCGCCCTGCTCGAGACCGCGGAGCTCCAGGTCGAGCCCACCTTCGTGGTGTCGACGGAGATGAAGGCGGCGCTCAGCCTGGGCGGGACGCCCTGGGTGGCCCCCCTGCTGACGCCCGCCGACCTGAAGCGCTGA